The DNA region TTATACATAGTAATTGCAGTAATCACGGAGCAACAAgtgtaaataatattactaGACTTTCAACATTAAAAACGGAACAATTAGATAGTTAAACACTCAAAACATTGATTGAGTAGTTCACGAAAAATATCGACTTGGtgagctgaaaaaaaaaagaaatataattcctaAAATAACTGCTATTTATAAAGTGTCCTTTCTATAGAAATAAGATAGGACTCCTCTCCTgatatgtattaatatttaattttatttaaacagagGCCTCTTTTTCTTAGCTTCTCCGAgatgaatttattttcgaaactaaacattttcttttgattGTAGTGACGAATTCATTCAGTGTTTAGAAAAAAGCGTTGTAATTTAGATAttgccaaaataaataattattttagtttctcaGGGATAACAAACGGCAATATCATAATAATACCCGTCTATAGGCAActgttaattaaactttttaaattttgaacaaaaaaatcccctccccccaaaaaaaatgtagatagcATATTAGACTTTTAAAACACACTACATGTTTTCGCCTTTTGGGGATATTACTTTCaatcactatttttaatttaatagcatGGTgtacattgattaaaattaattgaatatcatattttctattaaaacattactggatttttaaaacaacaatctttgattcaaaaataaaaatatatccctCAGTTTGCGTcttaaatttttggtaaaataaataaaataaactataaaaacttttttgcgaTTAACTTTTGCTCTAACATTCACTATGTAATTAGGTAGTGATTGCCACTTAAGTGCCAatcataataatagtttttaaaagggtgatctcaaatatgcttatttattataacagatgacattttaatttgaaattagtttccAAAATTAACTTTCTCTGActagacataaattttttgtttttcatagaTTTCAGTTTTTGACCATCAAAATGTGGTGGAGTAGCCGcattctggaaaatatggtcatGACAGCTTAGTTAGGAAAGCGGTCGAAAGTTTGTCTCTCATTGAGAAGTTATAGGgtgaatctaaaaattattacacagAGTACTacgaaattcgtttatctaaagataattccatgtaaaataaaattaatatttggtaattattttcagCCCCCCCCACCTCTGTCAACGCagtcatgaatttaaaatagttgGTTTCTCGAGGTCTATCTTTCCATTTTACAAGAAAGCAACTAATGTGTCATTCGGTACCATAGATAATTTACAAGACCTGTTTCACAGTGTCACAAAATGTTCACAAGGGGGCGCATTACGACCTTACATTTTAAACTCCTCGTAGGAGTATCAAGCTATAAGCAAAAACtcggaatttttttctatctttaacTGATTTATTAACCCAACCAGCTTCAGCGAAGGAATTTCGGTTTCATTTTCTTTGTTCCTTCTATATCGATTTCTATTTAGttcactttttgcatattcATAGGATTTCATTATGCCTGGCTTTAAGGTAGGAGAATTAATATTAACTTGTACACCATAttcttatgttttaaataataagtttaaaaatcaatattgtgacttttgttttaaagagaACAATCGACTGAAAAAATGCTCTCGATGTTCATTTACTTATTACTGTGATAAAAATTGCCAAGTAAAGGCTTGGCAAATGCATCAAATTGAAtgcaaatatcttaaaaactgtGTTGGGGAGAAACCAGATGAAACAACGCGTGCTTTTGCTCTTTTAATACTTCAAGTTAAAAAGCATGGCGTTGATAAACCAATCATAAATGTAGGTGTTCGAAAAGTATCATTTGCAACACTAATGTCTCACGCGGAGGATATTAAGCGGGAtctgaaagtaaaaaagaagatCGAGCATTTTTCTGTGCTTCTTCGGAAGTATATTGGATCTGAGAATACGCCTTCTTTTGATGAATTAACTGAAATCATTGGAAAAACGATAATAAACTCATTCACTATTCTTGATGTGTCGTCAACAGAGGGCATTGGGAAAGGTCTTTATTTAGAAGCTTCGGTTTTTGACCATTCCTGTGATCCTGATGCTCTTGTTGTTTTTGAGGGTACAACTTTAAGTGTCAGAATGAGAAGAAATATATCTCATCGAAACATTTGTGACGTTCGTATTTCATACTTGGATGTTTTCCTACAGTTAACTGATCAGAGACGAATGCTTCTgcaggaaaaatattattttcattgtgaATGTGAACATTGCACTTCACTTAAATTCGATGATTTAATGACAAAACTCTTAGCTGACACTGATGAAGCTAAACAAAAAGCACTTGCCTGTCAAAAAGAGTTTAAAGAGAAAGAACAACGGTTTGAAAGTTTGTCGTCGATAAACCCGCAACTTGTTTTGGAAGAATGCAAAAAGTTACTAAAAGCACAGTCTGAAGTCCTTGCTGATTCACAcatctgtaaaattaaaacccTGCAAATTGCTTGGGATACTTTCCTTCAGCTGAATGCACCTGAAGAATCGATTAAAATGGCTTCTTGcttagaaaaatacttaaaactgtATTATGGAAATGTTAATATTGTGTTGGGATCTTTCTATCTTTATTATGGTATACATTTGCATTCATTAGGTCATAAGAAAGAAGGTGCTTCCAAAATGTCTGAGTctgacaata from Parasteatoda tepidariorum isolate YZ-2023 chromosome 2, CAS_Ptep_4.0, whole genome shotgun sequence includes:
- the LOC107456362 gene encoding histone-lysine N-methyltransferase Smyd1-like; the protein is MPGFKVGELILTCTPYSYVLNNKFKNQYCDFCFKENNRLKKCSRCSFTYYCDKNCQVKAWQMHQIECKYLKNCVGEKPDETTRAFALLILQVKKHGVDKPIINVGVRKVSFATLMSHAEDIKRDLKVKKKIEHFSVLLRKYIGSENTPSFDELTEIIGKTIINSFTILDVSSTEGIGKGLYLEASVFDHSCDPDALVVFEGTTLSVRMRRNISHRNICDVRISYLDVFLQLTDQRRMLLQEKYYFHCECEHCTSLKFDDLMTKLLADTDEAKQKALACQKEFKEKEQRFESLSSINPQLVLEECKKLLKAQSEVLADSHICKIKTLQIAWDTFLQLNAPEESIKMASCLEKYLKLYYGNVNIVLGSFYLYYGIHLHSLGHKKEGASKMSESDNIFKIIFGTQHPFYKSVEFYKQTLKL